The genomic interval GATAGGGAGATGTCGTCCAGGTCCCTGTGACATCACGATGATATGCCAGCATGACGGCCCAGCCCACGATCAGGGGAAGCCCCATCGCGAAGACGGATCGAATTCTTAGGTTTCGGCTAAAGAGAGGCTCGGCGCGACCGGGCACCAGAATCTCGACCAGGAATGCGACACCGAAGGGTAAGCCGAACCCCGCCGCCGTCATTGGCCGACAAATCATCGCCAGACTCAAGCCGCATCCCGCAATGAGTGCATCCCGCGCGGCATGCGTACGTTGCCATTTGACAAATGCCCAGAGAAAGATGCTGAGACCTAGCAAAGTCGGTTGATGCGCAAGCAGCAGGTTTCCAAAAAGTGCGATTCCGGGCGACAAGGCGCTCGCCATCCCGCCGACGATTGCCACACGGGCTCCACCCAGTTCATTTCCAACCCAAAATACGAACATCGAAGCGAGTGCACTGGCCAGCCACTGTCCCCAATAGGGATGCCCTAATGCGACAAATGGCGCCAGCCACAATCCCGTTCCCGGGTAATAGCGACTTGCCATTCGTCCTTCATTCAAGACATGCATCTGATCGAAGAGTTCGGGGTGAGTCGGATGACTGGGTGTCGACAGGACTCCAGCAAGAAGCGTCCTTGCCTGAAAGAGATAGCTATATTCGTCGTGGTACGCTGGTGGCAGATCGACCATGTTGCGACCAACAAACCAACATGTCATCCATGAAGTCACCCCAACGACAACAGCAAAAATCCAGAGCCGGCGATTGGACAGACGGGCAATGGAATCCGTCGCCCCCCCGAATGAATCTCGTGAAGTGATCATCCAAAGAATGGGGGCGATCACGAGAACGAGAAATTGAAGCGTCGCCAGGTCTTTATCCCACTGGGCAATCAGGTCGAGCATCCCCGCGATGCATGCAAGGATTCCCAAGCACCACCCCAGAACCTGAATCCAAAGAGGGACGATGAAGGAGCGGTAGCCCGCCGTGGGATGACTCATCGCGCGATCGTGGCCCTGAGAGAAAATTGAACCCGAGAAGAAACGACGAGATCGAGTCTGGCCTTTGCGTTTGATTCTCGCAAGTCGGTTGTTCTCTGAGATAACAGAAGCGCGTCCACATGGACGCATTTCTGTTCGTTGCCCTCTGTACGACGTCAATGACGGTTGGCGTTGGATTCATCCGCACAAGAACAGCAGCCCACGGCAGAGTTATCCCCTCGCCAGACGTTTGAGGATTTCAACTCCGCGTTGCAGCGTCTCGTCCGTCGTGGCAAAACTCAGCCGGAAATGCGTATCTTTCTGGCTAAAAACATTACCGGGGATGATTAGAAGCTCGTTTTCAATCGCTTTCGCGACGAATTCGGTGCCTGTTCCCCACGGCGTCTTAATGAACAGATAAAACGCCCCTTCCGCCCCTCGAATGTCGTAGGCCCCTTGAAGCTCGTCGATCATGTACCGCCGCTTCTTGGCATAGTCGGCGACTCGATCCGAGACATCACACTCCATCGCGGCAAGGCCCGCCCATTGAACGGGTTGTGGGGCGCAAACGAACGTGAACTGCTGAAGCTTGATCATCTGTTGGATCAAGTGCGTTGGGCCATGCGCAAAACCCAGTCGAAGTCCAGTCATCGAATGCGATTTGCTGAACCCGTCGATCACGAGCGTCTGATCATTCCATTTCGCGGGTGACACAAAAGGACGATCGTACGAGAAGACACGATAGATCTCGTCACTGATCAAGCACACATTCTTTTCCGCCGCGAGTTCTGCCAGCCCTTTCAGCTCAGCCTCCGTCGCGACATATCCCGTAGGATTGCAGGGGCTGTTGCACAAGATCACTTTGGTTCGCGGCGTTATCGCTTCTCGCACGCGATCGAGATCGATCCGAAAGTCAGGATATGTATCAATCAGGCGGCAAACTCCGCCTGCCAACGTCACCAAATGCTTGTACATCACAAAATAGGGGTCGAAAACGATGACTTCGTCGCCCTCATTCACCAGGGTCGACAAGGCGAGCATCAGCCCGCCGCTGGTTCCGCTGGTCACGAATGCCTGACGATCGGCATGACCAAACTCAGCCTTCACTCGCGATTGAAGCGCTTCGCACAGCGGAGCGATCCCCTGCGTAACCGAGTAGACATTCTTGCCAGACTCAACGGCACCGATCAGTGCTTGTTTGACAGGAGTCGGGGTATCGAAGTGCGGTTGCCCGATACTCAGGTTCACCGGATTCTTCATTTTTGCCGCCAGGTCGAACACCTTGCGGATCCCAGAGGCATCGATCTGATGCATCCGGTTGGCAATCCAAGATTGGCTCATCGTTTTCAAATCAAAGGAGGATGGATCACATCGACTGTTCACACGCTGCTTGCGGCTAACCGAAGCTATGTTTAGAGGATAACGGATACGCGAGACGGAAGAACACTGAAAAAGCCAGCGTCACATCCAATGTGAATCTAAAATTCGGAGTGAAAATCCGTACGGAAGACAGGCTCTGAGGCGATTCAAATCCGATCCATGCTCTGAATTTGGGATGTCATTCAACGGTAGAATGAAAGCTTCCCAAGCTTTAGGCCAGGGTTCGATTCCCTTCACCAGCACAAGAGAAAATGCCTCCCAGCACCAGAGGTATCACATTCGACACAACTCAACCCGTTCCCAAACCGCGATCGTAGGCTTCCAGGTCTCGCAAGTAGATCGCCAGAGACGATTGCAATGTCTCGCGGTCGATGACCCAACGAGGTGATTCGTCGGTGTAACGATGGCAGTGCTCGACGAGCAGTCGGTGCAGGAATTTGAAAAGATGCCGCGGAACGCGCAAACGTGCCAGGGTCCCGACAAGTTCACCTTCGCTGATCGCATCGTCGAACCATTTCTTGATGGAAATCGATGGATCAGGATTAATGGCACACGCGCGAGCTCGATCGTTTGCCAGATCGAAGAGCGACTCGCCGGTCCATTCCAGCGTCCGGATCAGATTCTGCTTATCGAGCCGTGACCGTTCGTAGAACTCTTTATCTTCCCGCGTCAAATAGAAGCTAATCTCGATCGGCAACAACAGTTTGAAGCCAATTCCCGCGTGCTTCAGGAATTTGTTATCAAACATTGACCAAATCAGCGCCTTCATACGCTCGGGCGAGCCATTGATCAGGTGCGGTTCGTCGACGCGATCGACCAGGACCGTAATCGATTCGAAACCCAGCGATTCCAGAATATTCTGAAGTTTGGTGAGTAATTCGTACCGATCATCGCTGCGATCACGAGCCGGAATGGGCTGTCCCACGAGATCTTTCGGATCAAAGTTCGACAAGATCGATCGCAGTTGATTGACCTGTCGATCAAGGACGCGAATTTGTCGCGATGACTTCCAGGCGAGCATGAAAAGTTGTGACTGATGCCACAACCAGGGTGCCCAGCCTGCCAGAATCACAACCCACGGCCACCAGCCACCAAACTGGCTTAATGTCCCTTGTTGAGCCAAAATCCCGAAGATGGCCAGCGTCACCGCCATGCCAATCGAAAAATCGCAATAGCTTCGCCAGTTGGGAATGCCAAGTTTTCGACGCAGGCTGGACCAGCGATGCAGTTGTGCGATATCGGTGCTGCGGTCATAGAACGCCGCGAGCAGCAGAAGGTCGCGCTTCTGAACACGCGTCAGATTCGAAATCCGATCCGTGGAGACCTGAAACGGCCCGGAGGCACCAGCCGATTTATCCTTCAAAAGGTCGTCAACGATATGCGTTGTCGCCAACGAGAGGATGCAGTCGATATGGTCCCACAGACGCCATTTCGAGAGTGTCTTTTCCGGCCGAGCCCCGGCCCAGCCGACCTTTTCATTGAACGAGTCAAGAAATGGGTTGAAATCGTCGTAATCGACGATGAAAACGCGGTCATCCGGATGTTCAGTATTGTACTTCGCGGTGTGGTCGACGATTTGCAGGCGAAGTGCCGTCTTTCCGCTGCCCTTTTCACCGAAGACAACCGCCGTTGAGGGATGCGATGGATCGCCGTAAATCTTGTCCCATGCGGGATGGAAGGTGCCATCAGCACACAGTTTTTGGAACAGAGGATCGGTCTGGGCGTCTTCTTGACTAAACGGGTTCTGATTGAGCCCGTGGTGTTCGAGAAATTGCTGAACTTTCATCAATTGTTCCGTGACAAGCCCGATCGGTCCAACTGTCGCGCGGGACGGGTCGGGAAAAAAAGGAAACTGATTCGATTCTGTCGTTCGTAAGGGCTTGGCCTTTCGCCACCAACGAAAGACCTCACCACTTTGCGTAAGACTCTACGTGCGACCGAACCCGTCGTCCACCCAGTCCGCTTAGATTCCCTCGCAGGGAAATCAATCATGAAGATCTTGAGATGTCCGACGGCCCCTGGATCAGCGCTCAACGCCACGTAAGTCCTCGCGGTAACTTTGCTTCACGCATCCGACGTTCTAGAATAACCGTCGTGCTGTTTCCGATTAGTGCGGCCATGCCCGCACGTGATCTGATTTGATTGAAAAATTACGACCCAAGAGGAGATTCACATGGCTTTCACACTTCCGCCGTTGCCGTATGCTCCAAACGCGCTGGAACCACATATCGATGCCCGCACGATGGAAATCCATCACGGCAAGCATCATCAGGCGTACATCAACAACGCCAATGCCAAGCTGGAAGGCCATCCTGCACTGGCCTCCAAGACTGCCGAAGAGATCATCAGTAACCTCTCGGCGGTCCCTGAAGACATCCGCACCGTCATCCGCAACAACGCGGGGGGGCATGCCAATCACTCGCTGTTCTGGACGATCCTTGCGCCGCACACCGGGGCCGAGCCAACTGGCGAACTGGCTGAAGCCATCACCAGCACGTTCGGTTCGTTCACCGCGTTCAAAGAAAAACTGAGTGCCGCCGCAACGACCCGTTTTGGTAGCGGTTGGGCGTGGCTGTCCTACGACAAGGGCAAGCTTGTCGTAGAAAGCACGCCGAATCAAGACAGCCCGCTGATGGAAGGCCGAACCCCATTGCTGGGTCTGGACGTCTGGGAGCACGCGTACTACTTGAACTATCAGAATCGCCGCCCTGACTACATCGCCGCGTTCTTTAACGTTGTCAACTGGCCGGAAGTCGCACGTCGCTATGCCGCCGCAAAGAAGGCATGAGCCGTCACTGACAAGCGAATTATTACAAAAGGGTCGGCCTTCATCACGAAGACCGACCCTTTTTCCTATCCATCGAAGCCACTCAAGCAAATTGAAATGCCAAAGACTAAACGGCGTTCGCCTGCTTGGGAATCAGAATCGAGACTGCACAGAAGAGCGTTGCCGCAGCGCACAGCATTGCGAACCAATCGCCATATCGAACATAGGGGCTTTGTCTCGAATCCAGCGGAACAGTGTGAATGAGAGCCGCGTTGAGCTGCTTGTGCCAAGCCCCCGTCTTGGGGTCGCGCATCGAGGTTCGCGGTGCGTTGTTGCCATTCTTACGTGCATCACCGTCAAAGAAGTGATCTGGCTCACGAATGGCACCATCCCCATCAATAAAAGCTGAAACGCCCGTATTGACGGCACGAACGAGCGGCGTACGGCATTCGACGGCTCGAAATGCGGCTGTAATTAAGTGCTGATCGAGTTCACTTGAACCATGAAACCAACCATCATTCGAGAGATTCACGAGCACGTCGACGGACTTCGCACCGTCGGTCCCCGTTCCAGACGCAACGATGTTACGCACGAGATGGGGCACAGTGTCTTCAAAACAGATGACCGGGGCAAACTTCCAGCCCTGATATTCAAAGATCGCGGGCTGCAAACCGGGCGTCAGCCCCCCAGCATCGCTGTAAGGAGTCAGGGCTTTCAAGATCGGAAACACGTCACGCAGTGGGATGTACTCGCCGAATGGCACAAGGTGCATCTTGTCGTAACGCCCCGCAATGCCAGTATCCGGCCGGACAAAGACAGCCGAATTGTGTTGTGTTACGACATTCGGTTCGGCGACAGCGGCATTGATTCCCAAAATGAGCGCCGCACCGGCCCGCTCGCTTTCTTCGCGCAGGATCCCGGCAACCATGGGATTATGCCACGCCGCAGGGCTGACAGAGGGGACCAACTTCCGGAGCTCATCGTCACTCATGTCTTTCGCGGCCGACATCAGTGGCCAAGGAAACATTCCCTCAGGCCAGACAATCAGATGTGGATGCTGCTCTTTGACCGCGTGTGCATTCAAACTCAAATGCGTCAGAAAGCGATCACCGGGATCGACAGGCTCTTCTCGCAGCGACGCCAGGAAATTTCCTTGAATCAATGCCACGCGCGGACCTGGCTTGAAATCCGCCTGGGATCGTCGCACATAGCCATAACCCAGAACGCTCACAAACATCATCAACGAAACAGAGACTTGAACCAGTTGCGACAACGTTAGACCGGCAGGTGTCACAGGCCCTGTCGACGGAAGGACCAGGCGGCAGCGAATCAACCACGAATGCGGTACCAGCAGAGCGAGTGCCGTCGCACACGCCACAACGATAAAACTCACCCCATAGGCACCAACCAGATCGCTGACCTGAATCAGTTCCAGCCAGCGATACTGCGAATGCCCCAGGAAATACCATGCGAAACCGGTCATCAGATGGGCACGGAGATACTCAAGACCAATCCAAACCGCAGGTGCGGCCGCAAGTAGCGGAACCGACCATTTCTGTACGGCAATTCGAGAAATGCTGACGAATGCGACTTGGTAAAGTCCCAGGTAGGCAGCGAGAGCCATCCAGGCAATATACATCGTAGGATCACCCAGCCGCATCCACTGCAGCATGGCCAACTGACTCGTCGCACTTCCCGCATAAATGGCGGCATACATCCAGCTCGTGCGTTCTTTGATCCGAACGAGCAGCAAGAGCGGGACCGGGGCGAGCCACGCCAAGGGGCTCGCATTGACGGGCGTGAAACAGAGCCACAAAAAAAGCCCGGACAAGAATGACATCGCGAATGCACCGAGTACTCCGACGCGCGCCGTCTTCTGCTTGTGCATCGATCTTGCCGAAGCAATGATCTCGCGAACAGATCGATCCGAGTTTTGTCGCTTTTCTTTCATGACACTTGCAGACATTCCCGCCTCCCTCCCTGGATTGCTGAATTGGCGAACGTTAGTGAAGAATGGCCATTTTGGGAAGTCGATCTTGACGAAGGCCTGTAAATACGCGGCATTGAGGATTCATGAGCACGAAACGACGCAGTGTCAGTTGGACGCGTGTCTGTCAGAATTATAAAAGGCGGAGCACCCCGAATCGGTGCCCCGCCTCGCTAAATGCCACCAGTTTTTCCCACGACAGTCGATCACGTAATGTGTGCGCCGCGAGCTTCGACATAGACTGCGTAAATCGATGTGCTGGCGGTCATAAACAGGCGATTTCGTTTGGTTCCGCCAAAACAGACGTTACTGCAGATTTCGGGCAGTCGAATTTGACCGATTCGCACGCCTTCTTGTGGTTCGAAAATGTGTACCCCGTCGTATCCGTCACCAACCCAGCCCGCGCTCGCCCAGATGTTGCCGTCCGTATCACAACGGATTCCATCGGCGAGGCCTGAAAGCTCTTCCTCTTGCGAGACATTTGCAAAGTTTCTCGCCTGGCCGGGAACTTTGTTCACAACCGGAACTCCGGCCGCGGCCCCTTTTACCTTCAATTTCATTGAAGCAAACTCCTTGCCGTTTGCCACGCCCTTCTCATCAACAACGTCCCAGACCTTGATCTGTTTCGGCGCGTCACTGTAGTGCGACGCACCGGTATCTGCGACGTAGACCTTCTTATAGTCTGGCGAGAAACAGATCCCATTCGGCTTGAAGACGTCGTCGGTCACCTTCTCAATTTTGCCCGTCTTTCCATCGATTCGATAGACGGCCTCTTTCTGGTACGGCTGCTTTGAATCGTTGGCGGCCTTCTCGCCTTCATAATTCATCAAACTTCCATAGCCCGGATCAGTAAACCAGACATCCCCATTCGGATGAACGACCCCATCATTGGGGGCATTCAGCGACTTGCCATCGTACTTGTCGGCCAGCACGGTGACGCTGCCATCGTGCTCATATCGCACGACTCGGCGATTCCCGTGTTCAAACGAGACCTGACGCCCCTGGTAGTCGAATGTATTTCCGTTGCTGTTGCCCGCGGGATGTCGGAAGGTTGTCACATGGCCATCTTCCTCGAGCCAGCGTTTCTGAACGTTGTTCGGGATATCACTCCACAGCAGGTATCGACCGACTCCGTTCCAGGCAGGCCCTTCAGCCCACAGCATTTCTGGACTGTGATAAATTCGCTGAATGGGCGTGTTGCCGATGGCGTACTTCTTGAACCGCGGATCGAGCGTGACAATGTCGGGATCGGGATAGCGAACCGGTTGAGCCGACGGCCCGAAATCACGCGCGATCACAGAGGTTGCGGCCCCTATCGCCCCAAGCGATGCCGCGAGAAATGAGCGACGAGCAATTGCTGTGGAATTCAGATCAGACACAGCGGAACCGGAATCCTGGTCAGTCATGGGAGCTCCTCATAGCGCATAATGGGAAACGAGGGCCTCGACATTTCGATCGAATGTCGTGCCGATGCGCCACGGTAACAAACCCACAATCCGGCCGAAACGTCTCCGCCAATCGAAATCGTGACAGTCGATAACGTCTGCCTTCGCAGATGCCACGCCATTCCGTGGTGACAACTGTTTGCCGTCACCACCCAGATCACCTGCCGGATCGAGCAATCAACACCAACGCCGAAACGTCAGGCGCTCACTTTCACCGGCGCCTCGGGCACAGTTGCCACCTTCGGCCTCTCTTCTGCGGCCTGCCCGAATCGCCATTCTTTGGGAACGATCAGTCGGGCACCTCGACGGAATGTGATGTACGACCAGCCCCAATTCAGCACGACGCGCAAGCGATTGGGGAAACCCGTCAGATAGTAGATGTGAACAAGCAACCAAGCCATCCAGGCGATGAAGCCGGTCATTTTGAATTTACCGACTTCGACCACCGCGCGGCTCCGGCCGATCGTTGCCATCTGCCCTTTGTCCGCAAATCGAAACGGCGTCCGCTTCCCGCCCTGGACATCGATTCGAATCAAGTTTGCGAGATAGCAACCTTGCTGCATTGCCACCGGCGCGGTTCCTGGTAGCGGCCGACCAGTCTGATGCGTGTAACAAGACTGATCCCCCGCCACAAAGATGTTCGGGTGCCCCTTGACGCTCAAATCATTCTCGACAATGACGCGGCCCGATCGATCAACTTCAAAGCCGGAATCCTTCCCCAACGACGAGGCTTTGACACCGGCCGCCCACAGAACGGTGGCCGAGATGATACGTTCATTGCCGATATCGACGCCATTCGCATCGATCTTGGTTACAGCACTGCCAGTCCAGATTTGGACTCCAAGCTGTTCCAGATCGCGAGCGGCTCGCGCGGACAATTGCTCACTGAACATCCCCAGAATTCTTGGCCCCGCCTCGAGGAGAATGACGCGAGCCAGCGTGGCGTCAATGTTTCGGAAGTCTTTGGCCAGCGTAAATCGACTCATCTCGCCAATGGCACCAGCCAGCTCGACGCCCGTCGGCCCGCCACCCACGACAACAAACGTCAGCAACCGCTTCCGCTCTTCGAGCGACGTGGTTCGCTCTGCAGATTCGTAGGCAGAAAGCACGCGTCGACGAATTTCGGTCGCCTGCTCGAGCGTCTTAAGCCCTGGTGCAAATTCCTCCCATTCGTCGTGCCCGAAATAGCTATGCCGCGCACCACAGGCGAGCACCAGATAGTCGAACGGCAATTCGCCAAAATCCGTGACAACAAGATTTCGATCGGTGTCGACAGAACGGACTTCGCCCTGCAGGACGCGAATGTTGTTAAAGCGGGCGAGTAAACTCCGGATCGGTGCTGCGATATCGGCGGGGCTCAGCCCCGCCATTGCGACCTGATACAGCAGCGGTTGGAACAAATGATGGTTCGTTCGATCGACGACCAACACCTCGACACCGGGAACGTCCCCAAGCCCCTTGGCAAGGTTCAACCCGGCAAAACCACCTCCAACGATCAATACTCGCGGCATCTCGCACTTATCCTCAAGGAACTGTCGGCGGTACCGGTGGTGGCGGATTCACACCGGGACGCTGAAAATAGGCTGACCAATCGGGAATCTGCGACGCGGCGGTCCAACCCGACAACTGCGGAGACCAAAGCAGCGTTTGACCGCTGATCCGCCCCGCCGAAATCGCCTGTTGAATCTGCTCAGGAGCATAAGGCCCCTGTGGCTGCCCATTCACCGCGACGTGCCAGGCAGGCGGTGGAGGTGGCGATGCTGGACCGCCCGCCGGCGTTCCAAAACCGATCCCTGGCGAGGTCATCATCCGACCAGCCATGGCCACTCCCATCCCCAACCCCAGACCTTCACCACCCCCTCCGTGCTGGGCGGATTCTCGCATCGCTTCCCCGAGAGAGTACTGCTGGAACTTGTTCATATCTCCGAGCACACCCATACTCGTCCGCGTGTCGAGCGCCTTCTCGACGGCCTCGGGAAACGAAATATTCACGATGATGAGTTGTGGTATGGCCAACCCATATTCATCGTCAATTCGCTCCTCTACGTACTTACGAAGTTCTTCGGAAAACTCACGGTATTTCGAGGCCAAATCGAGCGCGGCCACCTGCTTTTCTGCCAGCATGTCAGACAGCGCCGAGGTAATGATAGAACGCATTAGTTCCGTGACTTCGTCGGCCTCAACAACACCATCCGTTCCGACAAGCTCGGTCAGCAGTGCCTTGGGTTCAACCGCTTTGAGCGCATACGTTCCGAAAGCTCGCAGACGGATCGGACCGAATTCTGGATCTCGCAACATCACCGGGTTCGGCGTCCCCCACTTCAAATCGGTGATCTGGCGTGTACTGATGAAGTACACCTCCGACTTAAACGGGCTGTTGAATCCAAACTTCCAACCGGCAATCGTACTGAGAATTGGCAGATTCTGAGTGTTCAGTGTATGCGTACCAGGCTCGAACACATCGGCGACTTTTCCCTGCAGAACGAACACTGCGAGCTGGCCGGGGCGCACAATCAATTGAGCCCCTTGCTTGATCTCGTTTTGATATCGCGGAAATCGCCATACGAGCGTATTTCGCGAATCGTCGAGCCATTCAATGATGTCGATCAGTTCATTGCGCAGTTTGTCGAACAGTCCCATAGTGTGCTTTCCGCTCGTGAAGGAAGTCGGTCAACGGCAGCGAATGAGATTCTACACGGCGCATCATTTGCCTCAAAGAGAGGATCAGAGAGATCAATCATGATTGATCATTCTTGTGTTCTGAAATTCAATGAGGCCTTGCACGCAATCGAGGTTCGCGATCAAGGTTGTACGGCGCGTGTCTAAAACATCGAAGTGTATTGATATTCCGGCTTGAAGGCCACAGCACGAATCCTTCGATCTGACCTTGCGGTTTGTGCCGACAGAATGCTTCGGATTTGTGCGCCGGTTGATGCGTTTTCGGTCAGTTCTGATGTGGCTGCCACAAGAAATTGCCGGCTGGGCCGTAGATTCTGCAATTTCAGAAGTGAAAAGAGTGATAGGATACGAGTAAGCTGCCTCGCGTGGATGTGCGAGCAGGATCTGGAGGCGGGATTTCGATGTTGGGACAATTGATACCAGTGGGTGGCGGAGACCCGATTCCACTCCTCAAGCCAACCTTGATTGTAGGACGTCGCCCCAGTTGCGACATTCGCCTGGATTACGCGAATGTGTCCTCGAATCATTGTCGGCTTGAGTACATCAATGGCTACTGGCGTGCTTCGGACGTCAGCCGCAACGGCACAAAAGTCAACGGCGAGCGAATCGACGAAAAGTTCCTGCAACCCGGCGACACCGTTTCATTCGCCCGACACGCATTCGAGATTCAATACACCCCCGACCCCGAAGCCGTCCCCCCCTCAGAGGAAGTTGATCCCTTCGCAATGAGCCTGCTGGAGAAGGCGGGCTTGAGCCAGGAAGATCGACGTGATCGCCAACCGAGTCGCGGCCGACCATCACCGCCGGCTCGGCCGAGTCCACCACCATCCCGCGGACACCAGCCGACGAAGCCGAACCCCAAGTCGCCTGACAGTCCCAAGAATGACGACGATCAGGCACTCGAATGGCTGAAGGACTGACGTTTCGCGGCGTGATGTTTCATCTGTAAGAATTCCGGCTACAATTCGACCGAATTATTGTTCACTCAATTCGGTGAAACGGAATTGCATGCCCGATCCAATCCCCACGTTCTCGCACGCCCAAATCCGGGAGTGGTTCGCGAAGCTGCCAAAACAGGATTTCGTCGACCAGAAGATCCTGTTGATCGTTCCCGATGCGACAAGGACGGCGCCATTGCCGCTCCTTTTCGATGCGCTCTTTCACGAGATTCGTCCACACTGCATGTCGCTGGACGTCATGGTGGCGTTGGGCACGCACCCCCCCATGTCCGATGCCCAGATTGCGAAATTGCTTGGCATCGACGAGACCGAGCGAGGCCGGCTCTTTTACCAGATGCGGACGTTCAACCATGAGTGGGACCGACCTGATCGGCTGGTCACCCTGGGAACGCTGACAAAAGCTGAAACGGCGGAACTCTCCAATGGCCTGTTGTCGCTGGAAGTGCCTGTCCAGATCAATTCACGCATCCAGGACTACGACCTCTTGCTCGTCCTTGGGCCGGTGTTTCCGCATGAAGTCGTCGGATTCTCGGGTGGGAACAAATACTTCTTCCCAGGGATCGGTGGCCCGGAAATCTTGAACTTCTTCCACTGGTTGGGGGCTCTTATCACGAACTACGAGATCATCGGGGTGAAAGACACGCCGGTGCGTCGTGTGGTCGATGCGGCTGCGGCCCTGATTCCGAAGACTCGCCGTGCCATCACGTTCGTCGTCTCCTCCGACTGCAGCCTGCACGGCCTGTTCTACGGAACGCCGGAATCGGCCTGGAACGAAGCGTCCGACCTCTCGGGGCAAGTGCATATCAAGCGCTGTCCGCGGCCGTTCAAACAAGTTCTGTCCTGCGCGCCGCCGATGTACGACGAGCTTTGGGTGGCCGGAAAGTGCATGTACAAAATGGAACCTGTGGTCGCGGATGGGGGCGAACTGATCATCTATGCCCCGCACATGAACGAAATCTCGATCACACATGGAAAGCTGATCGAGCAAGTGGGATATCACGTTCGCGACTACTTCACGAAGCAGTGGGATCGATTTAAAGACATTCCCTGGGGCGTGCTCGCCCATTCGACGCATGTCCGCGGAGGAGGAACATTCGAAAACGGAATTGAGAATCCTCGCGTCCGCGTCACACTCGCCAGCGGGATCTCGCCCGAAACTTGCGCGCGAATCAATCTGGGTTACCGCGACCCGGCAACGATCGACGTCGAATCATTTGCCAATCGCGAAGAGGAGGGGGTCTTGCTTGTACGCAAGTCAGGTGAATACTTATTCCGCCTCGAGCCGTAGAACTCTTTTTCTCTCAGCCTTGAAGTCGAGTCGACGAAAAAGGTGACTGACACGCAGCGATCAGCAAAAATCGAGCTGAA from Schlesneria paludicola DSM 18645 carries:
- a CDS encoding SMP-30/gluconolactonase/LRE family protein; this encodes MTDQDSGSAVSDLNSTAIARRSFLAASLGAIGAATSVIARDFGPSAQPVRYPDPDIVTLDPRFKKYAIGNTPIQRIYHSPEMLWAEGPAWNGVGRYLLWSDIPNNVQKRWLEEDGHVTTFRHPAGNSNGNTFDYQGRQVSFEHGNRRVVRYEHDGSVTVLADKYDGKSLNAPNDGVVHPNGDVWFTDPGYGSLMNYEGEKAANDSKQPYQKEAVYRIDGKTGKIEKVTDDVFKPNGICFSPDYKKVYVADTGASHYSDAPKQIKVWDVVDEKGVANGKEFASMKLKVKGAAAGVPVVNKVPGQARNFANVSQEEELSGLADGIRCDTDGNIWASAGWVGDGYDGVHIFEPQEGVRIGQIRLPEICSNVCFGGTKRNRLFMTASTSIYAVYVEARGAHIT
- a CDS encoding ArnT family glycosyltransferase, yielding MSHPTAGYRSFIVPLWIQVLGWCLGILACIAGMLDLIAQWDKDLATLQFLVLVIAPILWMITSRDSFGGATDSIARLSNRRLWIFAVVVGVTSWMTCWFVGRNMVDLPPAYHDEYSYLFQARTLLAGVLSTPSHPTHPELFDQMHVLNEGRMASRYYPGTGLWLAPFVALGHPYWGQWLASALASMFVFWVGNELGGARVAIVGGMASALSPGIALFGNLLLAHQPTLLGLSIFLWAFVKWQRTHAARDALIAGCGLSLAMICRPMTAAGFGLPFGVAFLVEILVPGRAEPLFSRNLRIRSVFAMGLPLIVGWAVMLAYHRDVTGTWTTSPYQLYTDLYTPRHVYGFNNAIRGAEKIGPKVIEAYDRWAVNLTPELAATNVLHRGLASLMWSFDLLPLLLASAVALGMTLWIDRRWLAIGFAIVSLHAVHVPYWYAGIMGWHYVFESVLSWALVLGLGTDLLVQDWRLRGRALMPVCWFFLLAVSLIGLYVPTQTVFGPKAGGPRIAAGIGTIQYPRRQYAAFDQWLNANVTDRPALVLIEADPDDQHVDYVVNAPGLKAALLRARLSNGTTEFDAIARAFPDRAVYLCQPGRKTIRKISIPKPR
- a CDS encoding superoxide dismutase, coding for MAFTLPPLPYAPNALEPHIDARTMEIHHGKHHQAYINNANAKLEGHPALASKTAEEIISNLSAVPEDIRTVIRNNAGGHANHSLFWTILAPHTGAEPTGELAEAITSTFGSFTAFKEKLSAAATTRFGSGWAWLSYDKGKLVVESTPNQDSPLMEGRTPLLGLDVWEHAYYLNYQNRRPDYIAAFFNVVNWPEVARRYAAAKKA
- the lnt gene encoding apolipoprotein N-acyltransferase; this encodes MSASVMKEKRQNSDRSVREIIASARSMHKQKTARVGVLGAFAMSFLSGLFLWLCFTPVNASPLAWLAPVPLLLLVRIKERTSWMYAAIYAGSATSQLAMLQWMRLGDPTMYIAWMALAAYLGLYQVAFVSISRIAVQKWSVPLLAAAPAVWIGLEYLRAHLMTGFAWYFLGHSQYRWLELIQVSDLVGAYGVSFIVVACATALALLVPHSWLIRCRLVLPSTGPVTPAGLTLSQLVQVSVSLMMFVSVLGYGYVRRSQADFKPGPRVALIQGNFLASLREEPVDPGDRFLTHLSLNAHAVKEQHPHLIVWPEGMFPWPLMSAAKDMSDDELRKLVPSVSPAAWHNPMVAGILREESERAGAALILGINAAVAEPNVVTQHNSAVFVRPDTGIAGRYDKMHLVPFGEYIPLRDVFPILKALTPYSDAGGLTPGLQPAIFEYQGWKFAPVICFEDTVPHLVRNIVASGTGTDGAKSVDVLVNLSNDGWFHGSSELDQHLITAAFRAVECRTPLVRAVNTGVSAFIDGDGAIREPDHFFDGDARKNGNNAPRTSMRDPKTGAWHKQLNAALIHTVPLDSRQSPYVRYGDWFAMLCAAATLFCAVSILIPKQANAV
- a CDS encoding pyridoxal phosphate-dependent aminotransferase encodes the protein MSQSWIANRMHQIDASGIRKVFDLAAKMKNPVNLSIGQPHFDTPTPVKQALIGAVESGKNVYSVTQGIAPLCEALQSRVKAEFGHADRQAFVTSGTSGGLMLALSTLVNEGDEVIVFDPYFVMYKHLVTLAGGVCRLIDTYPDFRIDLDRVREAITPRTKVILCNSPCNPTGYVATEAELKGLAELAAEKNVCLISDEIYRVFSYDRPFVSPAKWNDQTLVIDGFSKSHSMTGLRLGFAHGPTHLIQQMIKLQQFTFVCAPQPVQWAGLAAMECDVSDRVADYAKKRRYMIDELQGAYDIRGAEGAFYLFIKTPWGTGTEFVAKAIENELLIIPGNVFSQKDTHFRLSFATTDETLQRGVEILKRLARG